The Neorhodopirellula lusitana genome includes a window with the following:
- a CDS encoding M14 family metallopeptidase: MKSPLRLLRRDLVQNHFVTLAFGFVAIWAIGPGVGFAHAEARLHRGDADFRSHDGRVVITSDFPGGRMSQCKQVGADTFAITIAPESDPINDSAWYAFRVQSTHPKQIRLLLHYVNGSHRYEPKVSRDGENWQAATELISSTSNTLEDVELRVDVDRKPLWIAGQELLSTDEVSQWSSDLTRLPYVDRKQIGRSVQGRTMEQLTITESADPDYIFLVARQHPPEVTGAIGMLHFVDTLASQSDLAKRFRSRFAARVVPTVNPDGVHHGHWRCNANGVDLNRDWSHFTQPETQAVREQLLQCRRAGEDRLRLFVDFHSTYDDVFYIPAHNPQIFPADFTKTWFASIQQRFPGYRVNVDDNHNAHRSTSKAWVDRTLGVTAVTYEFGDETDRGMIKQVASGAAEEMMKLLLELPSKRTPKASPAMHSEIRLVSGIEETLQR; the protein is encoded by the coding sequence ATGAAATCCCCTTTGCGATTACTTCGTCGTGATCTAGTTCAGAATCACTTTGTAACCCTGGCGTTTGGATTTGTAGCGATTTGGGCTATTGGCCCGGGTGTCGGCTTCGCCCACGCCGAAGCAAGACTTCATCGCGGTGATGCGGACTTTCGTAGCCATGATGGCCGAGTGGTCATCACCAGTGATTTTCCTGGGGGGCGAATGAGTCAGTGCAAACAAGTCGGCGCTGATACCTTCGCGATCACGATCGCTCCGGAATCCGATCCGATCAACGATAGCGCTTGGTACGCATTTCGTGTCCAGTCAACACATCCCAAACAGATTCGACTGTTGTTGCATTATGTCAATGGTTCGCATCGCTATGAACCGAAGGTCAGCCGCGATGGCGAAAACTGGCAAGCGGCGACTGAGTTGATCTCCAGCACGAGCAACACATTGGAAGATGTCGAACTGCGAGTAGACGTGGACCGCAAACCACTTTGGATCGCGGGTCAAGAACTGCTATCCACTGATGAAGTCTCGCAGTGGTCGTCGGATCTAACGCGTCTTCCGTATGTCGACCGAAAACAAATCGGTCGATCCGTTCAAGGTCGGACGATGGAACAGCTAACGATTACTGAGAGTGCCGATCCCGATTACATCTTTCTAGTCGCTCGCCAGCACCCACCGGAAGTCACCGGGGCGATTGGGATGTTGCATTTTGTCGATACGCTGGCCAGTCAATCCGATCTCGCAAAGCGATTCCGAAGTCGATTCGCGGCACGCGTTGTGCCAACAGTGAATCCAGACGGGGTGCATCACGGTCACTGGCGGTGCAATGCCAACGGCGTGGATCTGAATCGCGATTGGTCGCACTTCACACAACCCGAAACACAAGCCGTGCGAGAGCAGTTACTGCAATGCCGCCGGGCGGGCGAAGATCGCCTACGATTGTTTGTTGACTTCCACAGTACCTATGACGACGTGTTCTACATCCCCGCGCACAACCCTCAGATCTTTCCGGCTGACTTTACAAAGACCTGGTTCGCCTCGATCCAACAGCGGTTTCCTGGTTATCGCGTCAACGTGGACGACAATCACAATGCCCATCGCAGTACCAGCAAAGCGTGGGTTGATCGTACTTTGGGTGTAACGGCCGTGACGTATGAGTTCGGCGACGAAACGGATCGAGGCATGATCAAACAAGTCGCCAGTGGTGCAGCGGAAGAAATGATGAAGCTATTGTTGGAGTTGCCGTCCAAACGAACTCCCAAAGCCTCCCCGGCGATGCATTCTGAAATTCGACTGGTATCGGGCATTGAGGAAACTCTGCAACGCTAG
- a CDS encoding RluA family pseudouridine synthase: protein MSGFAKLVIYEDNHLLVVNKPAGVSTMGDENRQTLHTLAGAYLKQKYQKPHGVYVGIVSRLDAMTSGVIVLARTSKAAARLNVQFAQKSSSKHLEKTYLAIVQATNGVAANLSDKGTLSDYLYKDDAAHRMRATAGPQDGAKLAELGYRALHRSDSYQVMSVVPKTGRKHQIRVQFATRGWPILGDRKYGSPLQWSDGIALHSQRLTIEHPTRREPMTFECPPPESWNQYWRPASE from the coding sequence ATGTCTGGTTTCGCCAAGCTTGTTATCTATGAAGACAACCATCTGTTGGTGGTCAATAAGCCAGCAGGCGTGTCAACGATGGGTGACGAAAATCGTCAAACTTTGCACACGCTCGCGGGAGCTTATCTGAAGCAGAAGTATCAGAAGCCGCATGGGGTTTATGTTGGGATTGTCAGTCGACTGGATGCGATGACTTCAGGCGTCATTGTCTTGGCGCGAACCAGCAAAGCGGCAGCTCGTCTGAACGTGCAGTTTGCTCAGAAATCAAGCAGCAAGCATCTCGAAAAAACGTATCTCGCGATCGTTCAGGCGACGAACGGTGTGGCTGCGAATTTGAGCGACAAGGGAACGTTGTCTGACTACTTATACAAGGATGACGCGGCTCATCGGATGCGGGCTACCGCCGGTCCGCAAGACGGAGCCAAGCTTGCAGAGTTGGGGTACCGTGCGCTGCACCGGAGTGATTCGTATCAGGTGATGTCCGTGGTTCCCAAGACCGGCCGTAAGCATCAGATTCGAGTGCAGTTTGCAACACGTGGATGGCCGATTTTGGGCGACCGAAAGTACGGTAGTCCATTGCAGTGGTCCGATGGGATCGCTTTACACAGCCAGCGTTTGACGATCGAGCATCCGACGCGTCGTGAACCGATGACGTTTGAGTGCCCGCCACCGGAATCGTGGAATCAATATTGGCGTCCGGCTAGCGAATAG
- a CDS encoding RNA recognition motif domain-containing protein — translation MTNIYVGNLSFSATDEDLRGAFEQYGEVSAVNIIMDRETGRSRGFAFVEMADADGAKDAIENLDGQSIAGRNVTVNEARPRAPRTGGGGGGGGRGGYGGGGGGGDRGGYGGGGGGGYGGGGGGYGGGGGGGRGGDRY, via the coding sequence GTGACGAATATTTATGTAGGGAACCTGTCGTTCTCGGCGACCGATGAAGATCTCCGCGGTGCATTCGAACAGTACGGCGAAGTGTCGGCTGTCAACATCATCATGGATCGTGAAACCGGTCGTAGTCGTGGCTTCGCTTTCGTCGAAATGGCGGATGCAGACGGAGCGAAAGATGCGATCGAAAACCTCGATGGTCAGTCCATCGCCGGTCGCAACGTGACTGTCAACGAAGCTCGTCCCCGCGCTCCTCGCACCGGCGGCGGTGGTGGTGGAGGAGGTCGCGGCGGCTACGGTGGTGGCGGCGGCGGTGGTGATCGCGGCGGCTACGGTGGTGGTGGCGGCGGTGGCTACGGCGGCGGTGGTGGTGGATACGGCGGCGGTGGCGGTGGCGGCCGCGGCGGCGATCGCTACTAA
- a CDS encoding DUF2780 domain-containing protein, which yields MDELIEQLTSQLGIDSSTANAGVSKTMAMLKDHAGDDLFGKISGAIPGAAEAAQADGGSAGAVAGGGMLGKLAGMASSALGGNAGGGLEMASALASTGIDAEKLGPFITTVIGFLKEKLGDDVVDQLLSKLPMLKTLLG from the coding sequence ATGGATGAACTAATCGAACAACTTACCAGTCAGCTCGGAATCGACTCCTCAACGGCCAACGCTGGCGTCAGTAAAACGATGGCGATGTTAAAGGATCACGCCGGGGACGACCTGTTTGGAAAGATCAGCGGAGCGATTCCTGGAGCGGCCGAAGCAGCTCAAGCGGATGGCGGTTCAGCGGGTGCGGTCGCGGGCGGCGGGATGCTTGGCAAACTTGCCGGGATGGCTTCGTCGGCACTGGGCGGCAATGCCGGAGGTGGCCTGGAAATGGCTTCCGCGCTTGCCAGCACTGGAATCGATGCGGAGAAACTGGGGCCGTTCATCACCACTGTCATTGGGTTCTTGAAAGAGAAGCTTGGTGATGATGTGGTCGATCAGTTGTTGAGCAAACTGCCCATGCTCAAAACCCTCTTGGGCTAA
- a CDS encoding serine/threonine-protein kinase, whose product MSEFEYLGPYRIGKVIGRGGMGSVYEATHAKSGERVAVKLIAQHVADDPRFRRRFDAEVETLRRIRHPGIVRLIGYGEESGRLFYAMELVEGETLQQRIRDVKRMGWLPAVDIAIQICAALKHAHDIGVIHRDLKPANLLLTTANEVKLVDFGIAKLFGYGEQTVAGSVLGTADYMAPEQAGDGPITPRTDLYAVGSVMYAMMAGRSPFAGKKLTQVMESLQKDQAVPLELVNPDIPIEIAELVHQLLAKNPKDRPPTALSILKRLKATRAGLQRGQTTSVDSQQTRAGTVSTDGSESDTQRSHATTPSGSIQHDTDDTGIHNKRDEATPNGSLTIGSLVESDSNGTGAEAMGATLESRPDSPDESDDFVTNEAAARPTHFQSIDGDDRDSVFRGRQETTNPKVHFWIQAASIATMIAILAGGVYLFVKAIQVPSADAMYTDLKLADEEDDLSLNENRIDQFLIHYPDDPRIEQVRQWKDQVDLQQTLRRILAKARRAGGVERLEPAAQAFVKAMSLRDTSASVAQQRLLAWLDVFAPQTLDRETEMADPEDVSINLGGATTESPLEKTRRRMHKREVEQLAELAQKEIERLAATDMTEPTVDPRIVSLMERIETARTLPPDAQEKLLSGLIELYSNDAWAAPIVTTAQGMLDDR is encoded by the coding sequence ATGAGTGAATTCGAATACCTGGGTCCCTACCGGATTGGCAAAGTCATTGGCCGTGGCGGAATGGGGTCGGTATACGAAGCCACTCATGCCAAATCAGGTGAGCGTGTGGCGGTCAAACTGATCGCTCAACATGTCGCTGACGACCCTCGTTTTCGACGCCGATTTGATGCTGAAGTTGAAACGCTACGGCGAATTCGACACCCTGGCATCGTGCGGCTGATCGGCTATGGCGAGGAATCCGGTCGACTCTTTTATGCGATGGAATTGGTAGAAGGCGAAACACTTCAACAACGCATTCGAGACGTGAAGCGGATGGGGTGGTTACCGGCCGTGGATATCGCCATCCAAATTTGTGCCGCTCTGAAACACGCTCACGACATCGGTGTGATCCACCGTGACCTGAAACCCGCCAACCTTTTGCTAACCACGGCCAACGAAGTCAAACTCGTGGACTTCGGCATCGCCAAACTTTTCGGATACGGCGAGCAAACCGTGGCGGGATCCGTTTTAGGAACCGCCGACTACATGGCGCCCGAACAAGCTGGTGACGGACCGATCACACCTCGCACCGACTTGTACGCGGTCGGAAGCGTGATGTACGCCATGATGGCCGGACGGTCACCGTTCGCCGGCAAAAAATTGACTCAGGTAATGGAGTCGCTGCAGAAGGACCAGGCGGTTCCTCTTGAATTGGTGAATCCCGACATTCCCATTGAGATCGCCGAACTGGTTCATCAACTGCTCGCCAAGAATCCGAAGGATCGGCCACCCACGGCACTTTCAATCCTAAAGCGACTCAAAGCGACCCGCGCGGGCCTCCAACGCGGACAAACCACCAGCGTCGACAGCCAACAAACCCGTGCTGGAACGGTATCAACAGACGGATCCGAATCCGACACTCAGCGTTCCCACGCCACCACACCGTCCGGCTCCATCCAGCATGACACAGACGATACTGGAATTCACAACAAACGCGATGAAGCAACACCCAACGGTTCATTAACCATCGGAAGCCTAGTCGAGAGTGACTCAAACGGAACCGGCGCCGAAGCGATGGGTGCTACCCTGGAATCACGTCCGGATTCGCCCGACGAATCAGACGACTTTGTTACCAATGAAGCCGCGGCACGTCCCACTCACTTTCAAAGCATTGACGGTGACGACCGCGACTCCGTCTTTCGAGGACGGCAAGAAACAACCAATCCCAAAGTGCACTTTTGGATCCAGGCTGCCTCGATCGCGACCATGATTGCAATCCTAGCGGGCGGCGTTTACTTGTTTGTCAAAGCTATCCAGGTTCCGTCGGCCGATGCGATGTACACCGATCTAAAACTGGCTGACGAAGAAGACGATCTCAGCTTGAATGAGAATCGAATCGACCAGTTCTTAATTCACTATCCCGATGACCCACGTATCGAACAAGTTCGGCAGTGGAAGGATCAGGTCGATCTTCAGCAAACACTTAGACGGATATTGGCGAAGGCTCGTCGTGCCGGCGGAGTGGAACGCCTTGAACCGGCCGCACAAGCGTTTGTCAAAGCAATGTCGCTACGGGATACATCCGCATCGGTCGCCCAACAACGCTTACTGGCATGGCTAGATGTATTCGCGCCGCAAACGCTCGATCGCGAAACCGAGATGGCCGATCCTGAAGACGTCAGCATCAACCTCGGTGGGGCAACAACTGAAAGCCCACTCGAAAAAACACGGCGGCGAATGCACAAACGAGAAGTGGAACAACTCGCCGAGTTGGCTCAAAAAGAAATCGAGCGACTCGCTGCGACTGATATGACCGAACCAACGGTTGACCCACGAATTGTGAGTTTGATGGAACGAATTGAGACCGCTCGCACGCTACCACCCGATGCACAGGAGAAACTACTTAGCGGCCTGATCGAACTCTATTCCAACGATGCTTGGGCCGCGCCAATCGTGACGACAGCCCAAGGCATGTTGGACGATCGTTAG
- a CDS encoding aldose 1-epimerase family protein: MPTEAIVIRTTEDREERIQWNDSSALHLTIATRNGELTVRHGIFRGGVSEGVEIVRLGNSEMHVDILPTRGMSLWRMQANGVRYQWQSPVVGPVHPNYVDVSEPSGLGWLSGFDELVVRCGLESNGAPEHDEHGRLIHPLHGHIANTPTDALSVEFDEASGRVELVGETIESRLFFKRLRLKSRIRIHADRNDVELLDDVTNELSSRTPIQLLYHINVGAPVLSEKAKLTVAIDELAPRDEHAASEINRWDEVDAPTPGYQERVYFARAVADESGMSHALLESGDGKTGLEVRFKASTLPWFVFWKNPGELSDGYVAGMEPATNFPNPYGFEKQHDRVAWLDGGQTESFRVTLCPHNEASTMQQTRDTIKKLMEDQSIELTVSDQPRDDWSAK; the protein is encoded by the coding sequence ATGCCAACTGAAGCGATCGTTATCCGTACGACTGAAGACCGTGAAGAACGAATTCAATGGAATGATTCCAGCGCGCTGCACCTGACGATTGCCACGCGGAACGGTGAATTAACCGTTCGGCATGGAATTTTTCGTGGTGGAGTCAGCGAGGGAGTTGAAATTGTTCGACTCGGCAACAGCGAAATGCACGTCGATATTCTACCCACGCGAGGCATGTCGCTTTGGCGGATGCAGGCCAATGGTGTGCGCTATCAATGGCAATCCCCGGTCGTGGGCCCCGTCCACCCAAACTATGTGGACGTCAGTGAACCCAGCGGTCTCGGCTGGCTGTCCGGCTTCGACGAATTGGTCGTTCGGTGCGGTTTGGAAAGTAACGGCGCACCCGAACATGACGAACACGGACGCCTAATCCATCCACTGCACGGTCACATTGCCAACACGCCCACGGATGCCCTTTCCGTTGAATTCGACGAGGCCTCCGGACGGGTCGAACTGGTTGGCGAAACGATCGAGTCTCGACTGTTCTTCAAACGACTGCGATTAAAAAGCCGCATTCGCATTCACGCCGACCGCAACGATGTTGAATTGCTTGACGATGTCACAAACGAGTTGTCATCGCGAACACCAATCCAGTTGCTCTACCACATCAATGTGGGCGCACCCGTTCTCAGTGAGAAAGCAAAGCTCACCGTTGCCATCGATGAACTGGCGCCGCGTGACGAACATGCCGCATCCGAGATTAACCGTTGGGACGAAGTCGACGCCCCCACCCCCGGGTACCAAGAACGCGTTTATTTCGCACGTGCCGTCGCCGACGAGTCCGGAATGTCACACGCATTGCTCGAAAGCGGTGACGGCAAGACAGGCCTCGAGGTCCGCTTCAAAGCATCCACGCTACCTTGGTTCGTATTCTGGAAAAATCCTGGCGAACTGAGCGACGGCTATGTTGCCGGAATGGAACCGGCAACCAACTTCCCGAACCCGTATGGATTCGAGAAACAACACGACCGGGTGGCTTGGCTCGACGGAGGACAAACCGAATCGTTCCGCGTCACCCTTTGTCCGCACAATGAAGCGAGCACGATGCAACAGACTCGCGATACGATCAAAAAGCTAATGGAAGATCAGTCCATTGAGCTCACCGTGTCGGACCAACCCCGTGATGACTGGAGTGCGAAATAA
- a CDS encoding DUF4153 domain-containing protein: MSSDSVLDPPLEEEHSVTPSVGGRVRAITVELFAVIAWTIAADLWIFRGGGYFATATFFASAVVLVGVVHWFRDESFGARRQQLSPVASGKASTEEVEDNARDAYPQLRSGVNAVTSLSLALLIAAILRMVWLGHPLTIVSAVTLLVALVLSLSGWLPMLGRVFTTTLLAPLYGMNRVAQYGSASVNSPASPSRNAALSVVLPVAAVVVFGGIFVMANPDLVDRVSAWASEWSGRFLDFFTELSFWEMPFCILAFFVGAGWLRPLVPVAGTPLLRVLDWPGLPTDEPHMMLDGISKGKSVASSPLYPAYRNTLIALIGLFVAYLAFEFTTLWKQEFPPGFYYAGYAHEGAAWLTIALALATLMLSIIFNPTIQADSRVGRLKGLASVWSASNLLLAIAVYNRLWIYVGYNGMTRMRVVGFFGITLVVIGFALVLRKILRRRSFAWLIQCQMIALALAIILYSLFPVDLVVHRYNASRVASGYLKPAVMIAVKPIDDEGVFPLLDLVDVPDAIIREGVRAKLAKRQIKIEVYSRDASWNWHQYQTSKDWLYQTLEHNQEEWSEYLRDKTARNEAIRRFEEYAMQWY; encoded by the coding sequence ATGTCCAGTGATTCGGTGTTGGATCCACCTTTAGAGGAAGAACACTCGGTAACGCCATCGGTCGGTGGACGCGTTCGAGCAATCACTGTGGAGTTGTTCGCGGTGATTGCCTGGACGATCGCGGCAGATCTTTGGATTTTTCGTGGTGGTGGCTATTTCGCGACGGCAACCTTTTTTGCCAGCGCTGTCGTGTTGGTCGGAGTCGTCCATTGGTTTCGTGATGAATCGTTTGGGGCTCGGCGGCAACAGCTCAGTCCAGTGGCAAGTGGTAAAGCTTCTACGGAAGAAGTGGAGGACAACGCCCGTGATGCTTATCCGCAATTGCGGTCGGGGGTCAACGCAGTGACCAGCTTGTCGCTAGCACTTCTAATCGCGGCGATACTCAGGATGGTGTGGTTAGGCCATCCGCTGACGATAGTATCTGCGGTCACGTTGTTAGTGGCCTTGGTGCTCTCGCTTTCAGGCTGGTTGCCGATGCTAGGGCGGGTGTTCACCACGACGTTGCTCGCACCGCTTTATGGCATGAATCGGGTTGCTCAATATGGAAGTGCATCGGTGAACTCTCCGGCGTCACCGTCACGCAACGCGGCCTTATCCGTTGTCTTGCCGGTAGCAGCGGTAGTGGTGTTCGGCGGAATATTCGTGATGGCCAATCCGGACTTGGTAGACCGAGTATCCGCCTGGGCGTCCGAATGGTCTGGTCGCTTTTTGGACTTTTTTACTGAGCTTTCATTCTGGGAGATGCCGTTTTGCATCCTCGCCTTCTTTGTGGGAGCAGGATGGTTGCGTCCGCTCGTTCCCGTCGCAGGCACACCTCTGTTGCGTGTGCTGGATTGGCCCGGTCTTCCAACGGACGAACCGCACATGATGCTCGACGGGATTTCCAAAGGTAAATCCGTTGCTTCGTCACCGCTTTATCCCGCCTATCGCAATACGTTGATTGCGTTGATCGGACTGTTTGTGGCTTACCTTGCTTTTGAGTTCACCACGCTTTGGAAACAAGAGTTCCCGCCGGGATTTTACTACGCTGGCTATGCCCACGAAGGTGCCGCCTGGCTGACGATCGCGTTGGCGCTAGCGACCCTGATGCTGTCGATTATTTTCAATCCAACGATCCAAGCTGACTCGCGTGTCGGCCGTTTGAAGGGACTTGCTTCGGTGTGGTCAGCGAGCAACCTGTTGTTGGCGATCGCGGTTTACAATCGCCTTTGGATTTACGTTGGTTACAACGGGATGACCCGAATGCGTGTCGTGGGGTTCTTTGGCATTACGTTGGTGGTGATCGGATTCGCATTGGTCCTTAGGAAGATTCTGAGACGTCGATCCTTCGCATGGTTGATTCAGTGCCAGATGATTGCCTTGGCGTTAGCGATCATTCTTTACAGTCTTTTTCCGGTCGACTTGGTTGTTCATCGCTACAACGCTTCTCGAGTTGCAAGCGGCTATTTGAAACCGGCGGTGATGATCGCGGTAAAACCAATCGACGATGAAGGCGTCTTCCCCTTGTTGGATCTGGTTGATGTTCCCGATGCGATCATTCGCGAAGGAGTGCGAGCAAAACTCGCCAAACGACAAATCAAAATTGAGGTCTACTCCCGTGATGCGTCCTGGAATTGGCATCAGTATCAAACCAGCAAAGACTGGTTGTACCAAACGCTCGAACACAACCAGGAAGAGTGGTCGGAGTACCTTCGCGACAAAACCGCACGCAACGAAGCGATCAGACGATTCGAAGAATATGCGATGCAGTGGTATTGA
- a CDS encoding HD-GYP domain-containing protein, producing MPNSPEESLLSDIESLSNSLGEKFEEIRLIHDLTSRLELEDDPTETCQELLEQLDVCVRCQTIVIQLQPDEDQSGGGIQGIGQPMALDDLELVIAATLNHNPKQEEFEAPIDNAAKDVIIVNRGDAECLAERRVAILPIARGKVYLGRLIAIRSREDAEFGSVEVELMRSVLMVLSLHLMNQRQYHEMQSMLEGTVRSLASALDAKDAYTHGHSSRVAELAVQLARRMGLDNRTAESLQLAGILHDIGKIGIDDSVLKKPGQLTNEEFDQIKQHPVLGYEILKDIRPFRHILPAVRHHHESWDGGGYPDGLSGDDIPRDAQILAVADAFDAMVSDRPYRKGMPLEKVQLIFRKGRGQQWAADVVDVLLNSDDLMLAYSNPDCMDLQASLASFAL from the coding sequence ATGCCAAACAGCCCCGAAGAATCGCTGCTCTCGGACATCGAATCACTATCGAATAGCCTTGGCGAAAAGTTCGAAGAGATTCGCTTAATCCACGATTTGACATCTCGGCTGGAACTGGAAGACGACCCAACAGAAACTTGCCAAGAACTGCTTGAGCAACTCGACGTTTGCGTGCGGTGCCAAACCATCGTGATCCAGCTTCAACCAGATGAAGATCAATCCGGCGGTGGCATCCAAGGCATCGGCCAACCCATGGCGTTGGATGACCTTGAGCTGGTGATTGCCGCCACGCTGAATCACAATCCCAAGCAAGAAGAATTCGAAGCACCAATCGACAACGCCGCCAAAGACGTCATCATCGTCAACCGAGGCGATGCCGAGTGTCTTGCCGAACGACGCGTCGCCATCCTGCCGATCGCGCGGGGGAAAGTTTATCTAGGGCGGCTAATTGCAATCCGTAGCCGAGAAGATGCTGAATTCGGCTCCGTCGAAGTGGAACTCATGCGATCGGTTTTGATGGTGCTGTCCTTGCACCTGATGAACCAACGCCAGTACCACGAGATGCAGTCCATGCTTGAAGGCACGGTCCGTTCACTCGCCTCAGCCCTGGATGCGAAAGACGCCTACACCCACGGTCATAGTTCTCGAGTCGCCGAACTCGCCGTCCAATTGGCTCGACGCATGGGGTTAGACAACCGCACCGCTGAATCTCTGCAACTCGCCGGGATCCTCCATGACATCGGCAAGATCGGTATCGATGACTCGGTACTGAAAAAACCAGGTCAACTCACCAACGAAGAATTCGATCAGATCAAACAACATCCTGTTCTCGGATATGAAATTCTGAAAGACATTCGGCCGTTTCGGCACATTCTTCCCGCTGTACGCCATCATCATGAATCATGGGATGGCGGCGGATATCCCGACGGACTTTCCGGCGACGATATCCCTCGCGACGCTCAGATCCTGGCCGTTGCCGATGCATTTGACGCCATGGTCAGTGACCGGCCCTACCGTAAGGGAATGCCACTTGAAAAGGTCCAACTGATCTTCCGCAAAGGACGTGGGCAACAATGGGCCGCGGATGTCGTCGACGTCTTACTCAATAGCGATGACTTGATGCTCGCCTACTCAAACCCCGATTGCATGGACTTGCAGGCAAGCCTCGCTTCGTTCGCACTTTAG